The following coding sequences lie in one Methanothermobacter sp. MT-2 genomic window:
- a CDS encoding sensory transduction histidine kinase produces MPSENPKGREDLREAIMGFGEKSVRKSYYPQLRETFHKLQRFKALLDHTRDFIFLVDVNGKIVDVNKSSLQKLGYSKEDISSIFEIIPTEYNDNFRELLSKKEASMEMPLLKGDGGLILTEMNLNIVKFNGDNYAVIVARDIIGRKKLEEELRKSLEEKEILLKEMHHRSKNNLQIISSLLNLQAMTTDAKKETFKETQDRIKSMALIHEQLYQSEDLARINFKEYAEKLIKNLLNSYPMGKSVTTKLDIENITLEVDTAIPLGLIMNELLTNTLKYAFFGKDKGTIEVTFKRLKDNLELKIADDGIGFPEDKLHESKSLGLKLVNVLVRQLEGRLSVKSQNGSCFKIIFKG; encoded by the coding sequence ATGCCATCAGAAAATCCTAAGGGTAGGGAGGATCTCCGCGAAGCCATAATGGGCTTCGGTGAAAAATCTGTGAGAAAAAGCTACTATCCCCAACTAAGGGAGACATTCCATAAACTCCAAAGATTTAAAGCTTTACTTGATCATACAAGGGACTTCATATTTCTAGTTGATGTTAATGGAAAAATAGTAGACGTTAACAAGTCAAGCCTGCAAAAGCTAGGATATTCAAAGGAGGATATAAGCTCTATTTTCGAAATAATCCCCACAGAATACAATGATAATTTCAGGGAACTTCTCTCAAAAAAAGAAGCTTCTATGGAAATGCCCTTACTTAAAGGGGATGGGGGCCTAATTTTAACCGAAATGAACCTAAATATAGTTAAATTCAATGGAGATAATTATGCTGTTATCGTGGCTAGGGATATAATTGGACGTAAAAAACTAGAGGAAGAACTTAGAAAATCCCTCGAAGAGAAAGAAATTTTACTGAAGGAAATGCATCACAGGAGCAAGAATAATCTGCAGATAATCTCAAGCTTGCTGAACCTCCAGGCTATGACCACAGACGCGAAAAAGGAAACATTCAAGGAAACACAAGATAGGATAAAGTCAATGGCACTTATACACGAACAATTATATCAATCAGAAGACCTTGCAAGGATAAACTTCAAGGAATACGCCGAAAAACTTATAAAAAATCTCCTTAATTCATATCCAATGGGAAAGTCTGTGACCACAAAATTAGATATTGAAAATATAACCCTAGAAGTTGACACTGCCATACCCCTAGGCTTGATCATGAACGAACTTTTAACAAACACATTGAAATATGCATTTTTCGGCAAAGACAAGGGCACAATAGAAGTTACTTTCAAAAGACTTAAAGATAACCTTGAACTGAAAATAGCAGATGATGGTATAGGATTCCCAGAAGATAAACTCCATGAAAGCAAATCACTAGGCCTTAAACTTGTTAACGTCCTAGTAAGACAACTAGAAGGGAGGCTATCCGTTAAAAGCCAGAATGGTAGCTGCTTCAAGATAATATTCAAGGGATAG
- a CDS encoding predicted metalloprotease, whose protein sequence is MAKFTTREIRDIIISMLVIAGVFSYVFSNKQINIAISLLPVSIIAVGIGFVFHEIAHKFMAIRYGFWAEYKLWMAGILLALITAYFGFVFAAPGAVYIHGAYISREENGKIALAGPSTNIILAILFLLLASYTPSILVTLGSAVNSFIAFFNLIPFSVLDGAKIIRWNPIVWILAMLTALALTFESFFIL, encoded by the coding sequence ATGGCGAAATTTACAACTAGGGAAATAAGGGACATCATAATTTCAATGCTCGTAATAGCAGGTGTTTTCTCATATGTTTTTTCAAACAAGCAAATCAACATTGCAATTTCATTATTACCCGTGAGTATCATAGCTGTTGGCATAGGCTTCGTATTCCATGAAATAGCCCATAAGTTCATGGCTATAAGATATGGTTTCTGGGCAGAATACAAACTATGGATGGCCGGAATATTACTGGCACTTATAACAGCATATTTTGGTTTTGTGTTCGCAGCACCAGGAGCAGTATATATACACGGGGCATATATCAGCCGGGAAGAAAACGGTAAAATAGCATTAGCAGGACCCTCCACAAACATCATCCTAGCAATACTCTTCCTACTTTTAGCATCATACACACCAAGCATACTAGTAACCTTAGGATCTGCTGTTAATAGTTTCATCGCATTCTTTAACCTTATACCATTCAGTGTATTAGATGGGGCGAAGATTATACGCTGGAATCCAATAGTATGGATCCTAGCCATGTTAACAGCACTCGCACTCACATTTGAAAGCTTCTTCATATTATAG
- a CDS encoding TfuA-like core domain-containing protein, which yields MKRVIVFTGPSLHPREASRILKAEYHPPVGRGDVSRFIRETVDVIAIIDGVFHQEPAVAHKEIIEALKRDVKVVGGASMGALRASELDNLGMIGIGYVYRKYKDGSIESDDDVAVAFDPKTLEPLSDSLVSIRYNFKRAYKRGIISKGELENLIKTAKSIFYPKRTYERIYNKSNLDPGSLKGLREFIESEGVDIKKEDAIKVLEYVKENLL from the coding sequence ATGAAACGGGTAATCGTCTTCACGGGTCCGTCCCTACATCCTAGAGAAGCTTCAAGGATTTTAAAAGCTGAATATCATCCTCCTGTAGGGCGGGGGGATGTTTCAAGGTTTATTAGGGAGACTGTTGATGTTATTGCAATAATAGATGGAGTATTCCATCAAGAGCCTGCAGTCGCCCATAAGGAGATAATAGAAGCGCTTAAAAGGGATGTGAAAGTGGTTGGTGGGGCTAGTATGGGGGCTCTACGCGCCTCAGAACTTGATAATCTTGGAATGATAGGTATAGGATATGTTTATAGGAAATATAAGGATGGGAGTATAGAATCAGATGACGATGTTGCAGTGGCCTTTGATCCCAAAACCCTAGAGCCACTATCAGATTCACTTGTAAGTATCAGATACAATTTCAAAAGGGCATATAAACGTGGTATAATATCAAAGGGAGAACTAGAAAATCTTATAAAAACTGCGAAATCGATATTTTATCCCAAAAGGACGTATGAGAGGATCTATAATAAATCTAATCTAGATCCAGGAAGCCTTAAAGGTTTGAGGGAATTTATAGAAAGTGAAGGTGTTGACATAAAAAAGGAGGATGCCATCAAGGTTCTAGAATATGTAAAGGAGAATCTCTTGTGA
- a CDS encoding CBS domain containing protein: MLAKDIMSKEIYYVKVPGNRTQALDIMRKKNVSGLPVVKEGTNKLIGIITRSDIIENPDEEQIALIMTRDPVVASPEDGVELVASKMIKNNIRRIPIVEDDKLVGIITAYDIVSRALAEMSIDAPVNDYMIMNIPTTWDRTPLNIAFEIMRYFKLKVLLTINNEAKLSGILTETDFINESEVVSERTVHNTSVGTEGDRWTWDSKNVLYVIKNQLKFSDKEVRDVATTEPITVTNTTSVSDCAKKMRKFKIEQIPVIDFEGELVGLLRAQDLIKALVDLNE; the protein is encoded by the coding sequence ATGTTAGCAAAGGACATAATGTCAAAGGAAATATACTATGTGAAAGTTCCGGGAAACCGAACCCAAGCACTGGATATAATGAGGAAAAAGAACGTTTCAGGGTTGCCAGTTGTGAAAGAGGGTACCAATAAACTTATAGGTATCATAACACGTTCAGATATTATTGAAAACCCGGATGAAGAGCAGATAGCCCTTATAATGACAAGGGATCCGGTTGTGGCTTCCCCGGAAGACGGAGTAGAATTAGTAGCATCCAAGATGATAAAAAATAATATAAGAAGGATACCCATAGTTGAAGATGACAAACTAGTGGGTATAATCACAGCCTATGATATAGTATCCCGTGCACTGGCAGAAATGAGTATAGACGCTCCAGTCAACGATTATATGATAATGAACATACCCACCACATGGGATAGAACACCCCTTAACATAGCATTTGAAATCATGAGATATTTCAAATTAAAGGTTCTACTCACCATCAACAATGAAGCAAAACTCTCAGGGATACTCACAGAAACGGACTTTATAAATGAAAGCGAGGTAGTCTCTGAGAGAACAGTCCATAACACTTCAGTAGGCACCGAAGGAGATAGATGGACCTGGGATAGTAAAAATGTTCTCTATGTTATAAAAAATCAACTCAAATTTTCAGATAAAGAAGTGAGGGATGTTGCCACAACAGAACCAATCACAGTCACAAACACCACAAGTGTAAGCGATTGCGCCAAAAAAATGAGAAAATTTAAAATCGAACAAATCCCCGTCATAGACTTTGAAGGCGAACTAGTAGGATTGTTAAGAGCCCAAGATCTCATAAAAGCTCTAGTTGATTTAAATGAATAA
- a CDS encoding universal stress protein: MYKKILLPTDGSEYANKAAEHAIWIAKESGAEIIALTVMETSTLIGLPADDLIIRIKEVLEEEASHSLDKIKKLVEESGHDIKLTLKTDEGSPADSILKMIEKEGIDLVVMGTSGKHGLDRFLLGSVTEKVVRSAKCSVLVVH; encoded by the coding sequence ATGTACAAAAAAATTCTCCTACCCACTGACGGCTCTGAATATGCCAACAAGGCAGCTGAACATGCAATATGGATAGCTAAAGAAAGTGGCGCGGAGATAATAGCATTAACTGTCATGGAAACATCCACACTCATAGGCTTGCCAGCTGACGACCTTATAATACGTATCAAGGAAGTCCTAGAAGAAGAGGCTTCGCATTCCCTCGACAAAATAAAAAAGCTTGTTGAAGAATCAGGCCATGATATTAAACTCACACTAAAAACAGATGAAGGCTCCCCCGCAGATTCCATCCTAAAGATGATAGAAAAGGAAGGTATAGATCTTGTTGTGATGGGAACGTCAGGCAAACACGGCCTTGACAGATTTCTTCTTGGGAGTGTGACAGAAAAGGTTGTAAGATCTGCGAAATGCTCAGTATTGGTAGTCCATTAG